A single region of the Halopiger xanaduensis SH-6 genome encodes:
- a CDS encoding ABC transporter substrate-binding protein — protein sequence MVQRRRILASSATLLGVGTAGCLGGDDSGNGNGNSNGNGTGNDDSSDTGNGEESSAQSVDDSYEVCLEPAGCHTFEEVPETVFTIPGAAEDMAMSLGIQVDAHAYPERKPYKFYDQLPGVEHDPDEILQYGEGESARNYDKEIFYEVDPDVVLADPRMLQFYSNWSDEDMAEIEENVAPILGSYIRFDYEGEEPYYTMYELFERIATIFQRRAQYEAWVDLHDEFIDGIESDLPDGEGPTVAVFWRGIDAEAGEFQPAPIHEKRNDARSFRDLGFRDAFAEAGLDPDGAVGYETLLDLDPDYIAAYNLSSMTGDEWRSQVVEPLEDHSTASRLSAVQNGNVVRSAGQFMGPITHLFSTEALAKQVYPDRFGEWTGDSEAVPEDERLFDRERVAEIVTNDL from the coding sequence ATGGTCCAACGACGACGGATACTCGCATCGAGCGCAACGCTCCTCGGCGTCGGTACGGCCGGCTGTCTCGGTGGAGACGACTCGGGGAACGGCAACGGCAACAGTAACGGGAACGGAACCGGCAACGACGACTCGAGCGACACCGGAAACGGCGAGGAATCGTCGGCGCAATCGGTCGACGACTCCTACGAGGTGTGTCTCGAACCCGCGGGCTGTCACACCTTCGAGGAGGTCCCGGAGACGGTCTTTACCATCCCCGGTGCGGCCGAGGACATGGCGATGTCGCTCGGCATTCAGGTCGACGCCCACGCCTATCCCGAGCGCAAGCCGTACAAGTTCTACGACCAGCTGCCGGGCGTCGAGCACGATCCGGACGAGATCCTCCAGTACGGCGAGGGCGAGTCCGCCCGCAACTACGACAAGGAAATCTTCTACGAGGTCGACCCGGACGTCGTCCTCGCGGACCCGCGAATGCTCCAGTTCTACTCCAACTGGAGCGACGAGGACATGGCGGAGATCGAGGAGAACGTCGCGCCGATCCTCGGGTCGTACATCCGCTTCGATTACGAGGGTGAGGAGCCCTACTACACGATGTACGAACTGTTCGAGCGGATCGCCACGATATTCCAGCGACGGGCGCAGTACGAGGCCTGGGTCGACCTCCACGACGAGTTCATCGACGGGATCGAGTCGGACCTTCCGGACGGCGAAGGGCCGACCGTCGCCGTCTTCTGGCGCGGCATCGACGCCGAGGCCGGCGAGTTCCAGCCGGCGCCGATCCACGAGAAGCGCAACGACGCCCGGAGCTTCCGCGATCTGGGTTTCCGCGACGCCTTCGCCGAGGCCGGCCTTGACCCCGACGGCGCGGTCGGCTACGAGACGCTGCTCGATCTCGACCCCGACTACATCGCCGCCTACAACCTCTCATCGATGACCGGCGACGAGTGGCGGTCGCAGGTCGTCGAACCGCTCGAGGACCACTCGACCGCGAGCCGGCTCTCGGCCGTCCAGAACGGCAACGTCGTCCGCTCCGCCGGTCAGTTCATGGGGCCGATCACGCACCTGTTCTCGACCGAGGCGCTGGCGAAACAGGTCTATCCCGATCGATTCGGCGAGTGGACCGGCGACTCGGAGGCTGTTCCCGAGGACGAACGGCTGTTCGACCGCGAACGCGTCGCCGAGATCGTCACCAACGATCTCTAA
- a CDS encoding ABC transporter permease — protein MRPLEHLRLAWRSIRGHKLRSALTTLGVVIGIAAVIAFVTLGASLQAGVIGDISPDDRRNLYGWAAEPDTEGGPLAGAQPVFSQDDLEELEGRDEIEAAYGYATIQTQAVSNGDEQVAQGDGFVASGPSYIREGRLAEGRQFEMGESEAVLNPAAAGQFEDNVSVGDELTVTFLGGQQATVEVVGITDTSEGLSPFEGFEAAPRIYVPTEPYYTEQAAGLGIGTGGGSDNGANGGDGGDGGGGNGNESGTAQGGQPRYLAIVVEAQSAAESDVDAARESAVAYLESDDADAGEFLGDDLAVTFQTSTELLSQLEDILELLQNFIVGIAAISLVVGSIGIANIMLVSVAERTREIGIMKAVGAQNRDVLGLFLTEAVVLGVIGAILGTALGLAAGYLGVWYIDLPLVYPYEYVALAVAVGILVGVVAGLYPAWRAARTDPIDALRYE, from the coding sequence ATGCGCCCGCTCGAGCACCTGCGACTCGCGTGGCGCTCGATCCGCGGCCACAAACTCCGCTCTGCGCTGACGACGCTGGGCGTCGTGATCGGCATCGCGGCCGTCATCGCGTTCGTCACGCTCGGCGCGAGCCTCCAGGCGGGCGTCATCGGCGACATCAGCCCCGACGACCGCCGCAACCTCTACGGCTGGGCCGCCGAGCCCGATACCGAGGGCGGGCCGCTCGCCGGGGCCCAACCCGTCTTCAGTCAGGACGATCTCGAGGAACTCGAGGGACGCGATGAGATCGAAGCGGCCTACGGCTATGCAACGATCCAGACGCAGGCGGTCTCAAATGGCGACGAGCAGGTCGCACAGGGGGACGGGTTCGTCGCGTCGGGGCCGTCGTACATCCGGGAAGGCCGACTCGCAGAGGGACGGCAGTTCGAGATGGGCGAGTCGGAAGCGGTGCTCAACCCGGCCGCTGCGGGCCAGTTCGAGGACAACGTGAGCGTCGGCGACGAACTGACGGTCACGTTCCTGGGCGGCCAACAGGCGACTGTTGAGGTAGTCGGGATCACCGACACCTCCGAAGGGTTGAGCCCGTTCGAAGGATTCGAAGCTGCGCCGCGGATCTACGTGCCGACCGAGCCCTACTACACGGAGCAGGCGGCCGGACTGGGGATCGGGACGGGCGGCGGCAGCGACAACGGTGCCAACGGCGGTGACGGCGGTGACGGCGGTGGTGGAAACGGAAACGAATCCGGCACCGCACAGGGCGGCCAGCCCCGCTACCTCGCCATCGTCGTCGAGGCCCAATCCGCCGCCGAGAGCGACGTCGACGCCGCCCGCGAGAGCGCCGTCGCCTACCTCGAGAGCGACGACGCCGACGCCGGCGAGTTCCTCGGCGACGACCTCGCGGTGACCTTCCAGACGAGCACGGAACTGCTCTCGCAACTCGAGGACATCCTCGAACTGCTCCAAAACTTCATCGTCGGGATCGCGGCCATCTCGCTGGTGGTCGGCTCGATCGGCATCGCGAACATCATGCTGGTCTCGGTCGCCGAGCGGACCCGCGAGATCGGGATCATGAAGGCGGTCGGCGCACAGAACCGGGACGTGCTGGGGCTCTTTCTCACCGAGGCGGTCGTCCTGGGGGTGATCGGGGCGATTCTGGGCACCGCGCTCGGACTCGCGGCGGGGTATCTCGGCGTGTGGTACATCGACCTCCCGCTGGTCTACCCCTACGAGTACGTCGCGCTGGCGGTCGCGGTCGGCATCCTCGTTGGCGTCGTCGCGGGACTGTATCCGGCCTGGCGGGCGGCGCGGACGGATCCGATCGACGCGCTCAGGTACGAGTGA
- a CDS encoding ABC transporter ATP-binding protein encodes MSGTHTSPETDADRNRATDAEEPTDENPHLTGTDLRIGYPEADELVIDGESLSVPEGQVTALIGPNGSGKSTLLKGIARQVSLESGSVLLDGSDIHELEKKEFARKLGLLSQENVSPGSLTVEELVFHGRYPHRGFFESTTDEDEAAVDRAIALAGVDHLRETELDSLSGGQKQLVWIAMVLAQETDVLLLDEPTTFLDVHHQLEVMEIVEALRDYSDVTIVLVLHDIEQAARYADYLLALDGGSIYARGPPEEVITEELLADVFEIEAAVEYGGETGPDITPLGPLHDESTDDVRREILRR; translated from the coding sequence ATGAGTGGGACACACACATCTCCTGAGACGGACGCCGACCGCAATCGCGCAACGGACGCCGAGGAGCCGACCGACGAGAATCCACACCTGACCGGCACCGACCTACGGATCGGCTATCCGGAGGCCGACGAACTGGTCATTGACGGCGAGTCGCTGAGCGTACCCGAGGGGCAGGTGACGGCGCTGATCGGCCCCAACGGCAGCGGCAAGAGCACGCTGCTGAAGGGGATCGCCCGACAGGTTTCCCTCGAGTCGGGCTCGGTGCTGCTCGACGGATCGGATATCCACGAGCTCGAGAAGAAGGAGTTCGCCCGGAAGCTGGGGCTGCTCTCCCAGGAGAACGTCTCGCCGGGCTCGCTGACCGTCGAGGAACTCGTCTTCCACGGCCGGTACCCCCACCGGGGCTTCTTCGAGTCCACAACTGACGAGGACGAGGCCGCCGTCGATCGCGCGATCGCGCTGGCCGGCGTCGACCACCTGCGGGAAACCGAACTCGACAGCCTCAGCGGCGGCCAGAAGCAACTCGTCTGGATCGCGATGGTGCTGGCCCAGGAGACCGACGTGCTGTTGCTCGATGAGCCGACCACCTTCCTCGACGTCCACCACCAGCTCGAGGTCATGGAGATCGTCGAGGCGCTGCGCGATTACAGCGACGTGACGATCGTCCTCGTGCTCCACGACATCGAGCAGGCGGCCCGCTACGCCGACTACCTGCTGGCGCTGGACGGCGGCTCGATCTACGCCCGCGGCCCGCCCGAGGAAGTTATCACCGAGGAACTGCTCGCGGACGTCTTCGAGATCGAAGCGGCGGTCGAATACGGCGGCGAGACCGGCCCCGACATCACGCCGCTCGGGCCGCTTCACGACGAGTCGACCGACGACGTGCGGCGGGAGATCCTGCGTCGCTGA
- a CDS encoding FecCD family ABC transporter permease: MPETAPEGVSSSRTETDRDRFSLVDSKLLSVCLGGSLIVFISGFVQISFGAYSMSFGEAWRALFDTTVLFDYRWLLNFLLGEGLLETLTGYRAGELPELSTATHIVWNIRLPRVLTAIIVGVNLSVSGAIFQAVTRNELASPFILGVSSGAGLMILLVLTVFSGLTTILPLIAAIGGAIAFLLVYVIAWNHGTSPVRLVLAGVIVSTVFGSFQTAMFVFTDDIAVVQQAISWLNGSLTGVNWQHVRIALPWSAVSVGLAYLSSRQLNVLLLGEQTASSLGMSVERVRFGLSGIAVLAAAASIAVAGIVSFVGLIVPHVVRNVVGSDYRKLMIGCVFVGPALMIVADVGARLALSPVQLPVGIVTGLIGGPYFLYLMRRKENLGEV; this comes from the coding sequence GTGCCTGAGACGGCGCCAGAGGGGGTTTCCTCGTCGAGAACGGAGACGGACCGAGATCGCTTTTCGCTGGTTGATTCGAAGCTGCTTTCGGTCTGTCTCGGCGGCTCGCTGATCGTCTTTATAAGCGGCTTCGTCCAGATCAGTTTCGGCGCGTACTCGATGTCCTTCGGCGAGGCCTGGCGGGCGCTGTTCGATACGACGGTGCTGTTCGACTACCGCTGGCTGCTCAACTTCCTGCTCGGCGAGGGACTGCTCGAGACGCTGACGGGGTATCGGGCCGGCGAACTGCCCGAGCTGTCGACGGCGACCCACATCGTCTGGAACATCCGGCTCCCGCGGGTTCTCACGGCGATTATCGTCGGGGTCAACCTCTCGGTCTCCGGGGCGATCTTCCAGGCGGTCACCCGGAACGAACTCGCGAGCCCGTTCATTCTCGGCGTCTCCTCGGGAGCCGGACTGATGATCCTGCTCGTGCTGACGGTGTTTAGCGGCCTGACGACGATCCTGCCGCTGATCGCGGCCATCGGCGGCGCGATCGCCTTCCTGCTCGTCTACGTCATCGCGTGGAACCACGGAACGAGCCCCGTTCGACTGGTGCTGGCCGGCGTCATCGTCAGCACCGTCTTCGGCTCCTTCCAGACCGCGATGTTCGTCTTCACCGACGACATCGCCGTCGTCCAGCAGGCGATCTCGTGGCTGAACGGATCGCTCACCGGCGTCAACTGGCAGCACGTCCGGATCGCGCTCCCGTGGTCGGCCGTCTCGGTCGGGCTGGCGTACCTGAGTTCGCGACAACTGAACGTCCTCCTGCTCGGCGAACAGACGGCCTCGTCGCTCGGGATGTCCGTCGAACGGGTCCGGTTCGGGCTGTCCGGGATCGCGGTCCTCGCGGCGGCTGCGAGCATCGCGGTCGCCGGCATCGTGAGCTTCGTCGGGCTCATCGTCCCGCACGTGGTGCGCAACGTCGTCGGGAGCGACTACCGGAAGCTGATGATCGGCTGCGTCTTCGTCGGCCCGGCGCTGATGATCGTCGCCGACGTCGGCGCACGGCTCGCGCTCAGCCCCGTCCAACTCCCGGTCGGGATCGTCACCGGGCTGATCGGCGGCCCGTACTTCCTCTACCTGATGCGCCGGAAGGAGAACCTGGGTGAGGTCTGA